Below is a window of Euzebyales bacterium DNA.
TGTCGCCCGACGACACCCCCGCCGCCCCCGCCGGTGACGGCACCCCCGCCGTGGCCGTCGTGATGGGTAGCGACTCCGACCTCGAGTGCATGCAGGCCGCCGTTGACGTCCTCGACCGGTTCGGCGTGTCGCGTGAGGTCCGCGTGCTGTCGGCCCACCGGCGCCCGGACGACATGCTGGCGTACGGCGCGTCGGCTGCTGATCGGGGCGTGCAGGTGATCATCGCCGGCGCCGGCGGCGCGGCCCACCTGCCCGGCATGCTGGCGAGCGTGACCCGCCTGCCCGTCATCGGAGTGCCGGTGCCGCTGCGGCGGCTCGACGGGCTGGACTCGCTGCTGTCGATCGTGCAGATGCCACGTGGCGTCCCCGTCGCGACGGTCGCGATCGGCAACGCCGAGAACGCGGCGCTGCTCGCGTGCCGCATGCTGGCGCTGGCCGACCCGGCGCTCGCCGACGCGCTCGACGCCCACCGCGTGGAGCTGCGCTCCAGGTCGGGCGAGGCGGACGAGCGGGTCCGCGACCGCCACCCGGCGACCGCCGGGCCACCGCCGTGACGGGTGCGATCTGCCTGCAGGGCGGCAACGAGTTCCACCCCGAGTGCCGCGAGATGGATGAGGGGTGGCTGGCCCGCGTGCCAGTGGGCGTGGTCGCCATCGCTCCGCTTGCGTGCGCCGCCGGCGCCGAGTACCGCACGGCGGCGCACAACGGCGCAGACTACCTGCGTGACCTCGGCGTCGGCGACATCATCGTCACGCCCGAGCCGAGCTTATCGCTCGACGGTGCCGTCCGGGCGATCCTCGACGCGACGATCGTCGTCATCCCCGGCGGCTCGCCTGCCCGCATCCGCAAGCGCGTCGTCGGCACGGCGATCGGCGGTGCGCTGCGTGCGCATCTCGCCGGCGGTGGCACCGTTGTCGGCGCGAGTGCGGGCGCGATGGTGCTCGGCGAGCTCATGCTGGTGCCCGGCACGGACATGCAGGTCCACACCGGCCTTGGCGCGGTGCCCGACGTGCTGGTGCTGCCGCACTACAGCGAGGAGCGCCGCAGCGTCGTCGACGAGGTGACCGCGCAGATCAACGGCTGGGTCAGCATCCTGGGGATCCCGGCCTGCTCGGGTGTGCTGTACGGGCACGATGGTCCGCTGGCGTTCGGCGCCGACGCCTGCTGGCGCTTCAGCGCAGACAGCGAGCCCGCGACGATCCCGCACGCCTGACGGTCCCTGAGACACATCCGACACTAGCGCACCCAGTGTCCCCACATCCAGCGCTCGACCGAAGGGGACACAGCCCACCGCCCAGCGCCGCGTGACCTCAGATCGTGGACAGTGCGCGGCTGACGGGAGGTCACCGACGCTGCCGTCGGGCCGCAGCCGGTCAGACCAGGCGGCGGTCCGTGGCCCAGCGCGTCAGCTCGTGGCGGTTCGACAGCTGCAACTTGCGCAGCACCGCCGACACGTGCGTCTCGACGGTCTTGACCGAGATGTGCAGCCGCTGGGCGATCACCTTGTAGGTGAACCCCCGCGCGATGTGGCGCAGCACCTCACGCTCCCGCGTCGTCAGCTGGTCCAGCTCGGGATCGACGGGCTGGATCGCGTCGCTGGCGAACGCGTCGAGCACGAACCCGGCCAGGCGCGGTGAGAACACGGCGTCGCCCTCGTGGACCCGGCGGATGGCGTCGGTGAGCTCGGCGGGCGAGATCGACTTGGTCACGTAGCCGCGGGCGCCCGCACGGACGATCGCGATGACGTCCTCGGCGGCGTCGGACACGCTCAGTGCCAGAAACTGCGTGTCGGGGCGCTCCTTGGCGATCGCCTCGATCACGGTGCGTCCACCACCGCCCGGCATGTGCACGTCGAGCAACACGACGTCCGGACGGGTGCGACGGATGCCCGCGATCGCCGTGTCGACGTCGCTGGCGGTACCGACGACCTCGAACCCGACGCGCAGCTCCGACTTGACCCCCGACAGGAACAGGCGGT
It encodes the following:
- the purE gene encoding 5-(carboxyamino)imidazole ribonucleotide mutase, which gives rise to MTQVSPDDTPAAPAGDGTPAVAVVMGSDSDLECMQAAVDVLDRFGVSREVRVLSAHRRPDDMLAYGASAADRGVQVIIAGAGGAAHLPGMLASVTRLPVIGVPVPLRRLDGLDSLLSIVQMPRGVPVATVAIGNAENAALLACRMLALADPALADALDAHRVELRSRSGEADERVRDRHPATAGPPP
- a CDS encoding Type 1 glutamine amidotransferase-like domain-containing protein: MTGAICLQGGNEFHPECREMDEGWLARVPVGVVAIAPLACAAGAEYRTAAHNGADYLRDLGVGDIIVTPEPSLSLDGAVRAILDATIVVIPGGSPARIRKRVVGTAIGGALRAHLAGGGTVVGASAGAMVLGELMLVPGTDMQVHTGLGAVPDVLVLPHYSEERRSVVDEVTAQINGWVSILGIPACSGVLYGHDGPLAFGADACWRFSADSEPATIPHA
- a CDS encoding response regulator transcription factor yields the protein MIRVFLVDDHRLFLSGVKSELRVGFEVVGTASDVDTAIAGIRRTRPDVVLLDVHMPGGGGRTVIEAIAKERPDTQFLALSVSDAAEDVIAIVRAGARGYVTKSISPAELTDAIRRVHEGDAVFSPRLAGFVLDAFASDAIQPVDPELDQLTTREREVLRHIARGFTYKVIAQRLHISVKTVETHVSAVLRKLQLSNRHELTRWATDRRLV